One segment of Erigeron canadensis isolate Cc75 chromosome 2, C_canadensis_v1, whole genome shotgun sequence DNA contains the following:
- the LOC122589164 gene encoding putative disease resistance RPP13-like protein 1 — MCLINLKSKDLKQRSWICLIKPHSDNLKLLEVVSYGGTKFPKWVTDSSFIMLTSVSIHKCRNCKFLPPLGHMSSLKKLFIESMDDVKEVGLELLGNGPTTFPSLEILRFKNMPQWEVWSVNVGVVVFPCLKELHIEECPNMARWEVRSANGDEIVFSCLQELLVNRCPNLVKVSLKALPSLRNLKVWNCGGVLLTSLVGLASSITKLSIIHILGLRDKMWGSVVEYLGALEELRISGCEKLRNLWEASEACKEILMNLKKLKVWYCGKLVKIGGEKEEGEGSNLPFLTSLKMIKIWRCKNLKHLSCPGNIETLDI; from the coding sequence ATGTGTTTGATAAATCTCAAAAGCAAAGACTTGAAACAGAGGTCCTGGATATGCTTAATTAAGCCTCATAGTGATAATCTGAAATTACTTGAAGTTGTGTCATATGGGGGCACAAAATTTCCAAAATGGGTCACAGATTCATCGTTCATAATGTTGACTAGTGTTTCCATTCACAAATGTAGAAATTGTAAATTTTTGCCACCACTTGGGCATATGTCTTCACTGAAGAAGTTGTTTATTGAAAGCATGGATGATGTAAAAGAGGTAGGTTTAGAGTTACTCGGGAATGGTCCTACAACATTCCCTTCACTTGAGATTCTAAGATTTAAAAACATGCCACAATGGGAGGTATGGTCAGTTAATGTGGGTGTTGTTGTGTTTCCATGCCTTAAAGAGCTTCATATAGAAGAATGTCCTAATATGGCACGATGGGAGGTACGATCAGCAAATGGTGATGAAATAGTGTTTTCATGCCTTCAAGAGCTTCTTGTGAATCGTTGTCCTAATTTGGTAAAAGTATCACTTAAAGCACTACCCTCGTTAAGGAATTTAAAGGTATGGAATTGTGGTGGTGTTTTGTTGACAAGTCTGGTTGGTTTAGCTTCATCAATCACCAAATTGagtataatacatatattaggACTTCGTGATAAGATGTGGGGTAGTGTTGTTGAGTATCTTGGGGCTCTTGAAGAATTAAGAATCAGCGGTTGTGAAAAACTAAGAAATTTGTGGGAAGCATCAGAGGCATGTAAGGAGATTCTTATGAATCTAAAAAAGTTGAAAGTATGGTATTGTGGGAAATTGGTGAAAATAGGAGGAGAGAAAGAGGAAGGGGAAGGGAGCAACCTACCCTTCTTAACATCTCTTAAGATGATAAAGATATGGAGGTGTAAGAATCTCAAGCATCTGAGTTGTCCAGGGAATATTGAAACATTGGATATATGA